One genomic segment of Gemmatimonadaceae bacterium includes these proteins:
- a CDS encoding beta-ketoacyl-[acyl-carrier-protein] synthase family protein, with translation MTRRVVLTGMSVNTPLGDTLAGFSDALYAGRSAITRWRAFPTDRIYSKVGGDLSAYDVTARVEALRTQVPDDVHRRLRRLVGRVPWSTGLSCLLAVDGYLDAGLFDAPVDRMRVAAIVAGHNINGLYQYDSRLRFEDEPDFLDGMTSLYSLDTDHAGSVSEVLQVGGPIYTMGAACASGNVALRSAVDEIRHHGMQAAIVVGAVLEFAPIDVHAMALMGAISHESFNETPSLASRPYDTRREGFVPSHGGATLVLEEHDAARARGARIYAEVLAVGANADGNHLPQPSEDGQARLMRDVLHQAGVHPAEVGYINAHATSTPLGDLTELRSIKRVFGAHARSLHINAPKSMLGHTCWAAPTVETVAAILQLRSRRLHRSINIDTLDPEVDLDVCRDGNVAVDTPLCLKNSFGFGGINSVALWRRYDA, from the coding sequence ATGACTAGGCGCGTGGTGCTCACCGGCATGAGCGTCAACACGCCGCTCGGCGACACCCTGGCGGGGTTCAGCGACGCGCTGTACGCCGGCCGCTCCGCGATCACGCGGTGGCGTGCCTTCCCCACTGACCGGATCTACTCGAAGGTCGGCGGTGACCTGTCGGCGTACGACGTCACCGCCCGCGTCGAGGCGCTGCGCACCCAGGTGCCCGACGATGTCCATCGCCGGCTCCGCCGGCTGGTGGGACGGGTGCCGTGGTCCACCGGCCTCTCCTGCCTGCTGGCCGTCGACGGCTACCTCGACGCCGGCCTGTTCGATGCCCCCGTCGACCGGATGCGAGTCGCCGCCATCGTCGCGGGGCACAACATCAACGGCCTGTACCAGTACGACTCGCGGCTGCGCTTCGAGGACGAGCCGGACTTCCTCGACGGCATGACGTCGCTGTACTCGCTCGACACCGACCACGCGGGATCGGTGTCGGAGGTGCTGCAGGTCGGCGGGCCGATCTACACCATGGGGGCCGCCTGTGCCAGCGGCAACGTGGCGCTGCGCAGCGCCGTCGACGAGATCCGGCACCATGGGATGCAGGCGGCGATCGTCGTCGGCGCCGTCCTCGAGTTCGCGCCGATCGACGTGCATGCCATGGCGCTGATGGGGGCGATCTCCCACGAGAGCTTCAACGAGACACCGTCGCTCGCGAGCCGGCCCTACGACACGCGCCGCGAAGGGTTCGTGCCGTCCCACGGCGGGGCGACGCTCGTGCTCGAGGAGCACGACGCAGCGCGCGCGCGGGGAGCACGCATCTACGCCGAGGTGCTGGCAGTGGGGGCGAACGCCGACGGCAACCACTTGCCGCAACCCTCGGAGGACGGGCAGGCGCGCCTGATGCGGGACGTGTTGCACCAGGCGGGCGTGCACCCGGCGGAGGTCGGCTACATCAATGCCCACGCCACGTCCACGCCACTCGGCGACCTCACCGAATTGCGCTCGATCAAGCGCGTCTTCGGTGCACACGCCAGGTCGCTCCACATCAATGCCCCGAAGTCGATGCTTGGCCACACCTGCTGGGCCGCGCCCACCGTCGAGACGGTCGCCGCCATCCTGCAACTCCGCTCACGGCGGCTGCACCGGTCCATCAACATCGACACGCTCGATCCGGAGGTGGACCTCGACGTGTGTCGCGACGGCAACGTGGCGGTGGACACCCCGCTCTGCCTGAAGAACTCGTTCGGCTTCGGCGGCATCAACTCCGTCGCGCTCTGGCGGCGGTACGACGCATGA
- a CDS encoding ACP S-malonyltransferase, translating to MPPVTVFMFPGQSSLVPGMLERATHLADGGARLLRDAAEVLGQRVESPLAGAPRSNWQTQVSVFLCTLLHLRAVQQRGIAGDVSCGMSLGEYAHLVHIGALQWTDALRLVSARGRAYDAGPRGQMLTVFPVTEAELAALLPAARQHGRLFVSNHNSPTQHVLAGDAAAIAWAAAHVRDDLCGDAVLVEPRLPMHCELFAPVAPVLQQHLRAAPWRSGAGVYLPNVDAVPLPSPTPADLVDRLTRHVTHAVCWRQSMERLRAMHPDARFVEVGPGRVLHNLLRKPWMPVARHATDHDTTPTEHFESTMRALRHAH from the coding sequence GTGCCGCCAGTCACCGTCTTCATGTTCCCGGGCCAGAGCTCGCTCGTTCCAGGCATGCTGGAGCGGGCGACGCACCTCGCCGACGGGGGAGCCCGACTGCTGCGCGACGCGGCGGAGGTCCTCGGCCAGCGCGTCGAATCGCCTCTGGCTGGTGCCCCCCGCAGCAACTGGCAGACACAGGTGTCGGTGTTCCTCTGCACCCTGTTGCACCTGCGCGCCGTGCAGCAGCGGGGCATCGCGGGCGACGTGTCGTGCGGCATGAGCCTGGGGGAATACGCGCACCTGGTGCACATCGGCGCGCTGCAGTGGACCGACGCCCTGCGGCTCGTCAGTGCACGCGGACGCGCCTATGACGCTGGCCCGCGCGGGCAGATGCTCACGGTGTTCCCCGTGACCGAGGCGGAGCTGGCGGCACTGCTGCCGGCCGCGCGCCAGCATGGCCGGCTGTTCGTCAGCAACCACAACTCGCCGACCCAGCACGTGCTGGCGGGCGATGCGGCGGCCATCGCGTGGGCGGCGGCCCACGTGCGGGACGATCTGTGCGGCGACGCCGTGCTGGTCGAGCCGCGCCTGCCGATGCACTGCGAACTCTTCGCCCCGGTTGCGCCGGTGCTGCAGCAGCACCTGCGCGCGGCACCGTGGCGCAGCGGTGCCGGCGTCTACCTGCCGAATGTCGACGCGGTGCCCCTGCCCTCCCCAACACCGGCGGACCTGGTGGACCGGCTCACGCGGCACGTGACGCACGCCGTGTGCTGGCGGCAGTCGATGGAGCGTCTCCGCGCGATGCATCCCGACGCCCGCTTCGTGGAGGTCGGGCCCGGACGCGTGCTGCACAACCTGCTCCGCAAGCCCTGGATGCCGGTGGCGCGCCATGCCACCGACCATGACACCACGCCGACCGAGCACTTCGAGTCGACCATGCGAGCACTTCGCCATGCTCACTGA
- a CDS encoding beta-hydroxyacyl-ACP dehydratase — protein sequence MLTETQHRALRRDPLLTADAGVAVAHGRQAIEQLLPHRAPFLFVDGIDRLDLGRRAVRGSVTLDPTWPLFTGHFPGDPVFPGALTVEAMGQLALTLLHFCGRHTHDVPAALPPLRVRAIRIHDAAFLAPLRPGHHVTLLASIVEWDYTMVAATQAWLGSTLAACAVSEVLADD from the coding sequence ATGCTCACTGAGACACAGCACCGCGCGCTGCGGCGTGACCCGCTGCTCACGGCTGACGCCGGCGTCGCCGTCGCCCACGGCCGGCAGGCCATCGAGCAGTTGCTGCCACATCGCGCGCCGTTCCTCTTCGTCGACGGGATCGATCGCCTCGACCTCGGCCGGCGCGCAGTGCGCGGGTCGGTGACGCTGGACCCCACCTGGCCACTGTTCACGGGTCACTTCCCCGGTGATCCGGTGTTTCCCGGCGCGCTGACGGTGGAGGCGATGGGGCAGCTGGCGCTCACCCTGCTCCACTTCTGCGGCCGCCACACACACGACGTTCCTGCGGCGCTGCCCCCGCTGCGGGTGCGCGCCATCCGGATCCACGACGCGGCCTTCCTCGCACCGCTGCGGCCAGGCCACCACGTCACGCTGCTCGCATCGATCGTCGAGTGGGACTACACCATGGTCGCCGCGACGCAGGCCTGGCTCGGGTCCACGCTCGCGGCCTGCGCCGTGTCCGAGGTGCTCGCCGATGACTAG
- a CDS encoding SDR family oxidoreductase, whose product MSVLFITGGSRGIGAGLVRHAAAHGHDVAFTWHTRGAAAARLRDEIRVAHPAVRCEAYQLDVRSSDAVDAVAETVSDEFGGVQAVVANAAVTCAGMTFSLGNEQWQNVIDTNLTSAFYLTRAFLPVFLSGGFGRFIYISSIAAHGMAGDVAYCASKAGLLGLSAAVAKEYGRKNITSNALLLSLFETDMTAAELSQQKRDFYAAHCPVGRIGRPDDVGAAVLYLAGEGGSFVNGQALGVTGGLDWFH is encoded by the coding sequence ATGAGCGTCCTCTTCATCACGGGCGGATCGCGTGGGATCGGCGCCGGGCTGGTGCGGCACGCCGCTGCGCACGGACATGACGTGGCCTTCACCTGGCACACGCGCGGCGCCGCGGCAGCACGCCTGCGCGACGAGATCCGCGTGGCACATCCGGCCGTGCGCTGCGAAGCCTACCAGCTCGATGTCCGCAGCAGTGACGCCGTCGATGCGGTGGCCGAGACGGTGAGCGACGAGTTCGGCGGCGTGCAGGCGGTCGTCGCGAATGCCGCCGTGACCTGTGCAGGCATGACGTTCTCGCTCGGGAACGAGCAGTGGCAGAACGTGATCGACACCAACCTCACCAGTGCCTTCTACCTCACGCGCGCCTTCCTGCCGGTGTTCCTCTCAGGTGGCTTCGGCCGGTTCATCTACATCTCGTCGATCGCCGCGCATGGCATGGCTGGCGACGTCGCCTACTGCGCCAGCAAGGCGGGCCTCCTGGGGCTGTCGGCCGCGGTGGCGAAGGAGTATGGCCGCAAGAACATCACCAGCAACGCCCTGCTCCTCTCGCTGTTCGAGACGGACATGACGGCGGCCGAGCTGTCGCAGCAGAAGCGCGACTTCTACGCCGCGCACTGCCCGGTCGGTCGCATCGGACGACCCGACGACGTCGGCGCCGCGGTGCTCTACCTGGCCGGTGAGGGGGGATCCTTCGTGAACGGCCAGGCGCTGGGCGTCACCGGAGGCCTCGATTGGTTTCATTGA